A window of Nicotiana tabacum cultivar K326 chromosome 24, ASM71507v2, whole genome shotgun sequence contains these coding sequences:
- the LOC107795899 gene encoding AAA-ATPase At3g28580-like yields MMMQDVWTQLGPTIAAIMFTWTMYQNYFPHELRGHIRRYTDKIVSYFYPYMHIIFHEYDTDGWFERSKAYVAIERYLSKNSCTQAKRLKANVVKDGQSLVLTMDDHEEITDEYKGEKVWWISSQQLANKQTISLWKEDDKRYFKLKFHRKNRELITNSYLKYVLDEGKAIAVRERQRKLYTNNKGESGGYRYRGWRIWSQVVFEHPSTFDTLAMDPNKKQEIMDDLQTFSKSKDYYAKIGKAWKRGYLLYGPPGTGKSSMIAAMANFLEYDIYDLELTAVKDNTELRRLLIDTTSKSIIVIEDIDCSLDLTGQREEKKKKKDEEDKEKDEKDAIVEKMKKGEAKEKSEVTLSGLLNFIDGLWSAIGGERLIVFTTNYVEKLDPALIRRGRMDKHIVLSYCCFESFKVLARNYLDIESHDHFPEIRRLMGETNMTPADIAENLMPKSSKENADTCLKRLINALEIAKEEAKLKAKEEEEEERAKAKKEKEEKEEKKKELAADAEEAKDTDGVNKNEKSESNGTKKNGDVSKD; encoded by the exons ATGATGATGCAAGATGTTTGGACTCAGTTGGGTCCAACCATTGCAGCAATCATGTTCACTTGGACTATGTACCAgaactattttcctcacgaactTCGTGGTCATATTAGGAGGTATACCGATAAAATAGTGAGCTATTTCTACCCTTATATGCACATTATTTTTCATGAGTATGATACTGATGGCTGGTTCGAGCGGAGCAAAGCTTATGTTGCAATCGAAAGATACCTGAGTAAGAACTCCTGCACACAAGCTAAGCGTCTCAAAGCCAACGTAGTGAAAGATGGTCAATCTCTTGTCCTAACAATGGATGATCACGAGGAGATAACCGATGAATATAAAGGCGAGAAAGTTTGGTGGATTTCGAGCCAACAACTAGCCAACAAACAGACAATTTCTTTGTGGAAGGAGGATGACAAGAGGTATTTCAAGCTCAAATTTCACAGAAAGAATCGCGAGCTTATCACAAATTCATACTTGAAATATGTGTTGGACGAAGGGAAGGCGATTGCTGTTAGAGAAAGGCAGAGGAAGTTGTACACAAACAATAAGGGGGAGTCAGGTGGTTATAGATATAGGGGTTGGAGGATATGGAGCCAAGTAGTGTTTGAGCATCCATCAACTTTTGATACTTTGGCTATGGATCCAAACAAGAAACAAGAGATTATGGATGATCTCCAAACATTTAGCAAATCAAAAGATTATTATGCCAAGATTGGCAAGGCGTGGAAGCGTGGTTATCTTCTTTATGGTCCTCCGGGGACAG GTAAGTCCAGCATGATTGCGGCTATGGCTAATTTCTTGGAATATGATATCTATGATCTTGAACTGACAGCGGTTAAGGACAATACCGAGTTAAGAAGGTTATTGATAGACACTACAAGTAAGTCTATTATTGTAATAGAAGACATTGATTGTTCCCTTGACCTTACCGGTCAaagggaggagaagaagaagaagaaagacgaggaagataaagaaaaagatgaGAAAGATGCCATTGTGGAAAAGATGAAAAAAGGAGAGGCGAAAGAGAAAAGTGAGGTAACTTTATCTGGGCTTTTGAACTTCATTGATGGTTTATGGTCAGCTATTGGTGGTGAAAGGCTTATTGTTTTCACTACTAACTATGTGGAAAAGCTTGATCCTGCTCTAATTCGGAGGGGTAGAATGGATAAACATATTGTGTTATCTTACTGTTGCTTTGAGTCGTTCAAGGTGCTTGCACGTAATTATCTAGACATCGAATCCCATGATCATTTTCCTGAGATTCGTCGTTTGATGGGGGAAACTAATATGACTCCTGCGGATATTGCTGAGAATTTGATGCCTAAGTCTTCAAAGGAAAATGCAGACACTTGCTTGAAGAGATTGATTAATGCTCTTGAAATTGCAAAGGAGGAAGCAAAATTGAAGgccaaggaagaagaagaagaagagagagctAAGGCTAAGAAGGAGAAGGAAGAGAAagaggagaaaaagaaagaattagCAGCTGATGCTGAAGAAGCCAAGGATACTGATGGTGTAAACAAGAATGAGAAGTCAGAGAGTAATGGTACTAAGAAAAATGGTGATGTTAGCAAAGATTGA
- the LOC107795777 gene encoding HVA22-like protein c isoform X1, giving the protein MGSDNNVLAVIAKNIDVLALPLVSLVYPLYASIKAIETKSRADDRQWLTYWVLYSLITLFELTFSKAIEWFPIWSYAKLAAICWLVLPYFNGASYVYENFIRPFYRNPQVKIWYVPLKKDIFSKPDDVLTAAEKYIEEHGPQAFERILAKQADRDARGRRNNYMIFDDDYRY; this is encoded by the exons ATGGGTTCAGACAACAATGTTCTTGCTGTAATAGCCAAGAATATTGATGTTCTTGCTTT GCCTCTAGTCTCTCTTGTTTACCCTCT GTATGCTTCAATTAAGGCAATAGAGACAAAGTCTCGAGCAGATGATCGGCAATGGCTAACTTATTGGGTTCTTTATTCTTTGATTACTCTCTTTGAGCTTACCTTTTCTAAGGCCATTGAGTG GTTTCCAATATGGTCATATGCTAAGCTAGCTGCAATATGTTGGCTGGTTCTACCTTACTTCAATGGAGCTTCCTATGTTTATGAGAATTTCATAAGACCTTTTTATAGAAATCCACAAGTCAAAATCTGGTATGTTCCTCTGAAAAAGGACATTTTTAGTAAGCCAGATGATGTCTTAACTGCTGCTGAGAAATATATTGAAGAACACGGACCACAAGCCTTTGAAAGGATTTTAGCCAAG CAGGCTGATAGAGATGCAAGAGGCAGGAGGAATAACTACATGATTTTTGATGATGATTATCGATATTGA
- the LOC107795777 gene encoding HVA22-like protein c isoform X2: MGSDNNVLAVIAKNIDVLALPLVSLVYPLYASIKAIETKSRADDRQWLTYWVLYSLITLFELTFSKAIEWFPIWSYAKLAAICWLVLPYFNGASYVYENFIRPFYRNPQVKIWYVPLKKDIFSKPDDVLTAAEKYIEEHGPQAFERILAKADRDARGRRNNYMIFDDDYRY, from the exons ATGGGTTCAGACAACAATGTTCTTGCTGTAATAGCCAAGAATATTGATGTTCTTGCTTT GCCTCTAGTCTCTCTTGTTTACCCTCT GTATGCTTCAATTAAGGCAATAGAGACAAAGTCTCGAGCAGATGATCGGCAATGGCTAACTTATTGGGTTCTTTATTCTTTGATTACTCTCTTTGAGCTTACCTTTTCTAAGGCCATTGAGTG GTTTCCAATATGGTCATATGCTAAGCTAGCTGCAATATGTTGGCTGGTTCTACCTTACTTCAATGGAGCTTCCTATGTTTATGAGAATTTCATAAGACCTTTTTATAGAAATCCACAAGTCAAAATCTGGTATGTTCCTCTGAAAAAGGACATTTTTAGTAAGCCAGATGATGTCTTAACTGCTGCTGAGAAATATATTGAAGAACACGGACCACAAGCCTTTGAAAGGATTTTAGCCAAG GCTGATAGAGATGCAAGAGGCAGGAGGAATAACTACATGATTTTTGATGATGATTATCGATATTGA
- the LOC107795906 gene encoding AAA-ATPase At3g28580-like, translating into MMMQDVWTQLGPTIAAIMFTWTMYQNYFPHELRGHIRRYTDKIVSYFYPYMHIIFHEYDTDGWFERSKAYVAIERYLSKNSCTQAKRLKANVVKDGQSLVLTMDDHEEITDEYKGEKVWWISSQQLANKQTISLWKEDDKRYFKLKFHRKNRELITNSYLKYVLDEGKAIAVRERQRKLYTNNKGESGGYRYRGWRIWSQVVFEHPSTFDTLAMDPNKKQEIMDDLQTFSKSKDYYAKIGKAWKRGYLLYGPPGTGKSSMIAAMANFLEYDIYDLELTAVKDNTELRRLLIDTTSKSIIVIEDIDCSLDLTGQREEKKKKKDEEDKEKDEKDAIVEKMKKGEAKEKSEVTLSGLLNFIDGLWSAIGGERLIVFTTNYVEKLDPALIRRGRMDKHIVLSYCCFESFKVLARNYLDVESHDHFPEIRRLMGETNMTPADIAENLMPKSSKENADTCLKRLIKVLEIAKEEAKLKAKEEEEERAKAKKEKEEKEEKKKELAADAEEAKDTDGVNKNEKSESNGTKKNGDVSKD; encoded by the exons ATGATGATGCAAGATGTTTGGACTCAGTTGGGTCCAACCATTGCAGCAATCATGTTCACTTGGACTATGTACCAgaactattttcctcacgaactTCGTGGTCATATTAGGAGGTATACCGATAAAATAGTGAGCTATTTCTACCCTTATATGCACATTATTTTTCATGAGTATGATACTGATGGCTGGTTCGAGCGGAGCAAAGCTTATGTTGCAATCGAAAGATACCTGAGTAAGAACTCCTGCACACAAGCCAAGCGTCTCAAAGCCAACGTAGTGAAAGATGGTCAATCTCTTGTCCTAACAATGGATGATCACGAGGAGATAACCGATGAATATAAAGGCGAGAAAGTTTGGTGGATTTCGAGCCAACAACTAGCCAACAAACAGACAATTTCTTTGTGGAAGGAGGATGACAAGAGGTATTTCAAGCTCAAATTTCACAGAAAGAATCGCGAGCTTATCACAAATTCATACTTGAAATATGTGTTGGACGAAGGGAAGGCGATTGCTGTTAGAGAAAGGCAGAGGAAGTTGTACACAAACAATAAGGGGGAGTCAGGTGGTTATAGATATAGGGGTTGGAGGATATGGAGCCAAGTAGTGTTTGAGCATCCATCAACTTTTGATACTTTGGCTATGGATCCAAACAAGAAACAAGAGATTATGGATGATCTCCAAACATTTAGCAAATCAAAAGATTATTATGCCAAGATTGGCAAGGCGTGGAAGCGTGGTTATCTTCTTTATGGTCCTCCGGGGACAG GTAAGTCTAGCATGATTGCTGCTATGGCTAATTTCTTGGAATATGATATCTATGATCTTGAACTGACAGCGGTTAAGGACAATACCGAGTTAAGAAGGTTATTGATAGACACTACAAGTAAGTCTATTATTGTAATAGAAGACATTGATTGTTCCCTTGACCTTACCGGTCAaagggaggagaagaagaagaagaaagacgaggaagataaagaaaaagatgaGAAAGATGCCATTGTGGAAAAGATGAAAAAAGGAGAGGCGAAAGAGAAAAGTGAGGTAACTTTATCTGGGCTTTTGAACTTCATTGATGGTTTATGGTCAGCTATTGGTGGTGAAAGGCTTATTGTTTTCACTACTAACTATGTGGAAAAGCTTGATCCTGCTCTAATTCGGAGGGGTAGAATGGATAAACATATTGTGTTATCTTACTGTTGCTTTGAGTCGTTCAAGGTGCTTGCACGTAATTATCTAGACGTCGAATCCCATGATCATTTTCCTGAGATTCGTCGTTTGATGGGGGAAACTAATATGACTCCTGCGGATATTGCTGAGAATTTGATGCCTAAGTCTTCAAAGGAAAATGCAGACACTTGCTTGAAGAGATTGATTAAAGTTCTTGAAATTGCAAAGGAGGAAGCAAAATTGAAGgccaaggaagaagaagaagagagagctAAGGCCAAGAAGGAGAAGGAAGAGAAagaggagaaaaagaaagaattagCAGCTGATGCTGAAGAAGCCAAGGATACTGACGGTGTAAACAAGAATGAGAAGTCAGAGAGTAATGGTACTAAGAAAAATGGTGATGTTAGCAAAGATTGA